The DNA window CATCGATCCCCGTCCCCTCTACCGCGATGCCCTCGATTGGGTCGCCACACTCATCAGAGAAGTGCGCACCGAGCAGCTGCCGCTCCCCACGCCGTGCACGGAGTTCGACGTGGCTACATTGATCGGGCATCAGCTCGCCGGTGTTCGGCGCGCCGCCACGATGGGCAATGGTGGGAGTGCAGAATCGGTGCCGTTCGTGCTGGAAGGGTTCGGCGATCCCACCTCCGCGTACTTGGCCGAAGCTTCAGCCGCAATGAAAGCCTGGGAAGACGACGCGAAGCTCGATACGACGGTCGCCGCGCCATGGGGTGTGGTTCCCGGCCGCGCAGCGATGTGGGCCTATCTGAACGAAACACTCGTGCACGGGTGGGATCTCGCTGTCGCAACCGGCCAATCGTACGAAGCACCCCCCGAGATGGTGACGCATGTGC is part of the Rhodococcus sovatensis genome and encodes:
- a CDS encoding TIGR03086 family metal-binding protein, with the translated sequence MTTPDIDPRPLYRDALDWVATLIREVRTEQLPLPTPCTEFDVATLIGHQLAGVRRAATMGNGGSAESVPFVLEGFGDPTSAYLAEASAAMKAWEDDAKLDTTVAAPWGVVPGRAAMWAYLNETLVHGWDLAVATGQSYEAPPEMVTHVLTAATTAIPAETRNFMPFDEVVEARPGAGPTERLANWSGRVSDPWIPALLG